Proteins encoded in a region of the Euleptes europaea isolate rEulEur1 chromosome 3, rEulEur1.hap1, whole genome shotgun sequence genome:
- the UCN3 gene encoding urocortin-3, whose product MAHPKLLLLLLVLFAARTGLSLKLYQAEAIFSCLNAALSEAKKDSAEENSLTEKRSLRFSPGEEDASSEDDGEEAEEEEDKRTFPAVTRYKYLAQAQGKGKVYQGQAKSDRRTKFTLSLDVPTNIMNILFNIAKAKNLRAKAAANAHLMAQIGRRK is encoded by the coding sequence ATGGCTCATCCCAAGCTGCTGCTCCTTCTGCTGGTCCTGTTTGCGGCCAGGACGGGCCTAAGCCTCAAGCTGTACCAGGCCGaggccatcttcagctgcctcaaCGCGGCCCTCTCGGAGGCCAAGAAGGACTCCGCCGAGGAGAACTCCCTCACGGAGAAGAGGAGCTTGAGGTTCTCGCCAGGTGAGGAGGACGCCTCCTCGGAGGACGACGGAGAGGAGgccgaggaagaggaggacaaaAGGACGTTCCCGGCCGTCACCCGCTACAAGTACCTGGCCCAGGCCCAGGGGAAGGGCAAAGTCTACCAAGGGCAGGCCAAGAGCGACCGGCGCACCAAGTTCACCCTCTCCCTCGACGTCCCGACGAACATCATGAACATCCTCTTTAACATCGCCAAGGCCAAGAACCTGAGGGCCAAGGCGGCCGCCAACGCCCACCTCATGGCCCAGATTGGCCGGAGGAAGTGA